From the Streptomyces sp. SN-593 genome, the window GGGTGCGGCCGAGGGCTCGGAGGTCGGGGAGACCGCCGTCGTGCCCGTCCGCTGCTGGGACGTCCGCCGCGCGGCCGACGCCCTGCGCCACGTCAGGGAGCAGGGCCACGCCGGCAGGGCCGTCCTGACCGTGCCCGCGGCGCCGCGCCGTTCCGGCACCGTTCTGATCACCGGCGGCACCGGCATGATCGGCGCCCGGGTCGCCCGGCACCTCGCCGGGACCGGCCGCGCCGACCGCGCGGTGCTGCTCAGCCGTACCGGTCCGGCCGCGCCCGGGGTGCCGGAGCTGGCGGCGCGGCTGGCGGACGCCGGGACCGGCAGCACCGTGGTCTCCTGCGACGCGGCGGATCGTACGGCGCTGGCGGGTGTGCTCGGGGGGCTGCCCGGGGATCGTCCGGTGACGTCGGTGTTCCACTCGGTGGGGGTGTTGGACGACGGGGTGATCACGTCGCTCGACGCGGGTCGGGTGGACGCGGTGATGCGTCCGAAGGCGGACGCTGCGTGGAACCTGCACGAGCTGACGGCCCAACTCGACCTCGATCTGGACGCGTTCGTGCTGTTCTCGTCCGCCGCCGCCACCTTCGGCGGTCCCGGTCAGGGCAACTACGCGGCCGCCAACGCCTACCTGGACGGCCTCGCCGCCCGGCGCCGCGCGGACGGCCTGCCCGCCGTCTCGCTCACCTGGGGCCTGTGGGCCGACGGCAGCGGCATGACCGGGCACCTCGACGCCGGCGACAAGGGCCGGATCGGCCGCGACGGGGTCACGGCGCTGAGCACCGACGACGGCCTCGCCCTGCTGGACGCCGCCCTCGGCCGCGACGAGGCGCTCCTCGTCCCCGCCCGTCTGGACGTCGCGGGCACCCGCGCGCGGGCCGGCCGCGGCGAGCAGGTCCCCGCGGTGTGGCACGGCCTCGCGGCCCCCGCCCGCCGCGTCGCCGAGGCCGGCGGCACCGGCGGCGGGGAGCAGGCGCTCGCGCGCCGGCTCGCCCCGCTCACCCCCGCCGAGCAGGACGAGGTGCTGCTGAACCTGGTCGTCGTGCACGCCGCCGCCGTCCTCGGCCACGCCACGTCCGACGCCGTCGAGCCGGAGCGGGCGTTCAAGGACATCGGCTTCGACTCGCTGACCGCCGTCGAACTGCGCAACCGGCTGACCGCCGCGACCGGCCTGCGGGTGTCGTCGACCCTGGTCTTCGACTACCCGACCCCGATCGCGCTCGCCGCCCACCTGCGGACCCGCCTGCTCGGCGACAGCGCCGCGGTGCAGGGCTCCCCGGCCGTGCCCGGCGCCGCCGGCGCGGCCACGAGCGACGAGCCGATCGCGATCGTCGCGATGGGCACCCGCTTCCCCGGTGACACGCGCGGCCCCGAGGACCTGTGGCGGCTGCTCGCCGAGGGCCGGGACGCGATCACCACCTTCCCCCAGGACCGGGCCTGGCCGATCGAGGACCTCTACGAGCGGGACGCCGACGACCCGTCGGTCATCCACGCCCGGCAGGGCGGCTTCCTCACCGGCGTCGGCGACTTCGACGCCGCCTTCTTCGGGGTCAGCCCGCGCGAGGCCCTGGGCATGGACCCGCAGCAGCGCATCCTGCTGGAGGTGTCCTGGGAGGCGATGGAGCGCGCCGGGATCGTGCCCGCCACGCTGCGCGGCTCGCAGACCGGGGTGTTCGTCGGCGGCTGGTCCCAGAACTACGGCCAGGCGCTCAGCGAGGACACCACCGCCATGCAGGGCTTCATGCCCACCAGCGACGGCGGCAGCGTCATGTCGGGCCGTCTGGCGTACACCTTCGGCTTCGAGGGCCCGGCGGTCACGGTCGACACGGCCTGCTCGTCCTCGCTGACGGCCGTCCACCTGGCCGGCCAGGCGCTGCGCTCGGGCGAGTGCTCGCTCGCGCTCGCCGGCGGCGTGACGGTGATGGCCAGTCCCGGGGCGTTCGGCTTCGGCAAGGCCCTCGGGCTGTCCGTCGAGGGGCGCTGCAAGGCGTTCTCGGCCGAAGCCGACGGCATGGGCATGTCCGAGGGCGCCGCGATCGTGGTGCTGGAGCGGCTGTCGGACGCGCGGCGCAACGGCCACCAGGTGCTCGCGCTGGTCCGCGGCACCGCCAGCAACCAGGACGGCGCGTCCAACGGCCTGACCGCGCCCAACGGCCCCTCCCAGCAGCGCGTGATCCGCGCCGCGCTCGCCAACGCCGGCCTGACCACCGCCGACGTGGACGCCGTCGAGGCGCACGGCACCGGTACCACCCTCGGCGACCCCATCGAGGGCCAGGCGCTGCTGGCCACCTACGGGCAGGACCGCCCCGGGGACCGGCCGCTGTGGCTGGGCTCGGTGAAGTCGAACATCGGCCACACCCAGGGCGCGGCCGGCGTCGCGGGCCTGATCAAGATGGTGCTGGCCCTGCGGCACGCCGAGTTGCCGCGCACGCTGTACTCCCAGGAGCCGACCTCGCACATCGACTGGTCGGCGGGGAACGTCCGGCTGCTCAGCGAGCCCGTCCCCTGGCCCGCGGGCACCGGCCGGGTACGGCGCGCCGGCATCTCGTCGTTCGGGATCAGCGGCACCAACGTGCACGCCATCGTGGAGGAGGCGCCGGAGGACACCGCAGGACCGGACGCCGCAGACACCGCCCGACCCGCATCCGCCGCCGGAGCGACCGCCGACCGCGCCACCGACGACCGTGGGGCCGGGCGGCCGCTGCCCCTGCTGGCCGGCTCGCCCGCCACCGCGTGGACGCTGTCCGGGCGCACCCCCGAAGGGCTGCGCGCCCAGGCGGAGCGGCTGCGCGCGTTCGTCGCGGGCGAGGACGCCGAGTCCGACCCGCGCGCCCGGGACGCCGACGTCGCGCTGTCGCTCGCCGAGACCCGCGCGCTGTTCGGCAACCGCGCCGTGGTCACCGGCACCGGTCGCGACGAGCTGCTCGCCGGTCTCGCCGCCGTGGCCGCCGGCCGCCCGCGCGCGGGCGTCGCCACCGGCCACGTCCGAGCCGGCGGGCCCGGCCGCCTGGTGTTCGTCTTCTCCGGCCACGGGGCGCAGTGGCCCGGCATGGGCGTCGAACTGGCCGAGCGGTCCCCGGTGTTCGCCGCCCGGCTCGCGGAGTGCGAGCAGGCGCTCGCGCCGTACACGGACTGGTCGTTGCGGGACGTGCTGGCCGGCGCACCGGGCGCCCCGGCGCTGGAGTCGGCCGCCGTGGTGCAGCCCGCGCAGTGGGCGGTGATGACGGCGCTGGCCGCCCTGTGGGAGGCGGCGGGCATCGTTCCCGACGCGGTGGTGGGGCACTCGCAGGGCGAGATCGCCGCCGCGTGCGCCGCCGGCATCCTCTCGCTCGACGACGCGGCGAAGGTGGTGGCGCTGCGCAGCCGGGCGCTGACCGAACTGGCCGGGCGCGGCGGCATGGTGTCCGTGGTGCTGGACGCCCCGGCCGTCGCGGACCTGCTGGCCCCCTGGACCGGTCGGCTGTCCATCGCCGCGGTCAACGGCCCGGCGGCCACGGTGGTGTCCGGCGAACTCGACGCGCTGGCGGAGTTCGAGGCGCTGCTCGCCGCCCGCCGCGTCATGCGCTGGCGGGTGCCGGAGCAGGACTTCATCGCGCACTCCGCGCAGGTCGACGTGCTGGCCGAGCCGCTGCGCGAACGCCTCGCGGACGTCGTGCCGTCGGCGGGGACGATCCCGTTCCTGTCCACCGTCACCGGCGAGTGGACCGACGGCAGGGAACTGGACGCCGGCTACTGGTTCGCCAACGTCCGCCGCACCGTCCGCTTCGCCGACGCGGTCGCCGTGCTGGCCGCCTCCGGGCACCGGGTGTTCGTCGAGGTCTCCCCGCACCCGGTGCTGGGCACCGCGATCGAGGACATCGTCACCCAGGCCGACCCGACCGCCACCCCGGTCGTCACCGGGACCCTGGCCCGCGACGACGGCGGTGCCGACCGGGTGTTGCACGCCCTCGGGACCGTGCACGCGCACGGCGGCCGGGTGGACTGGTCCGCGGTGCTCGCCGGGTCCGGCGCCCGCCGGACCGCGCTGCCCACGTACGCCTTCCAGCGGCAGTGGTTCTGGCCGAAGCCGTCCCCCTCCCGCGGCGGCGACGTGACCTCGGCCGGACTGGACTCCGCGCACCACGCGCTGCTCGGCGCCGCCGTCGAGGTCGCCCAGGACGGCGGCCTGCTGTGCACCGGGCGGATCTCGCCGGTGCTCCAGCCGTGGCTGGCCGACCACGCGGTCGCCGGTGTGGTGATCCTGCCCGGCACGGCCTACGTCGAACTGGCCGCGCACGCCGGCCGCCAGGCCGGCTGCGCCCGCGTCGAGGACCTGACGCTCCAGGCCCCGCTGGTGCTCGCCGCCCCGGACCCGGTCCGCATCCAGGTGACGGTCGGCGCCCCGGACGGCGCCGGGGGCCGCGAGGTCGCGATCTGGTCCCGTCCGGAGTCCGCCACGGACGTGCCGTGGACCCGGCACGCCAGCGGCATGCTGGCACCCGACCACGGCCCGGAGGCCGACGCGGCGGACGCCGCGCCCGACTGGCTGGGCGCGTTCGACACCTGGCCGCCGGCCGGCGCCGTCCCGATCGCCCTCGACGACGCGTACGACCGGCTGTCCGCCGGCGGCCACGGCTACGGCCCCTCCTTCCGGGGACTCCAGGCCGCCTGGCACCTGGGCGACGACCTCTACGCGGAGGTCCGGCTGCCCGGCGACCTCGCCGACCAGGCCGACCGGTTCGACCTGCACCCCGCGCTGCTCGACGCGAGCCTGCACCCGATCGCCCTGGACTCCGTCCTGCGCGACGCCGGCGCCGGCGCCGGCGCCGCCCGCGCCGAGCAGGGCGACGGCGAGGAGGACGGGCAGACCGTCCGCGTGCCGTTCGGCTGGACCGGCGTCACCGTGCACGCGACCGGCGCCCAGACCGTACGGGTCCGGCTGGTGCGCGGCGCCGACGGCTCGATCGCGGTGCACCTCGCCGACCCGGCCGGCGGGCCCGTGGCGTCCGTCGACTCCGTGTCGGTGCGTCCGATCGCGGCTGGTGCCCTGGACCTGATCCGGGGCGGCGCGCACACCGTCCACCCGCTGTACGCGATGCAGTGGGTGGAACTGCCGGTGCCGGCGACGGTCCCCTCGGGCCGCGCCGCGCTGGTCGGGGAGGTGCCGCCGGGGCTGGCCGAGGGGCTCGCCTCCGAAGGCGCCGACCTGCACGCGCACCCCGACCTGGCGGGTCTGTCGGCCGCGTTGGAGGCCGGCGAGCCGGTGCCGCAGGTCGTGTTCGCCTGCGTCGGGACGACCGCACCGGGCGGCGCCGAGGACGGCGCCACCGACCCCGGTGCCTCCGCCCAGGCGGCCGCCGAGTCCGCGCTCGCGCTCGCCCGCGGCTGGCTGGCCATGAGCCTCGCCGAGTCCGCGACGCTCGTGGTGGTCACCCGCGGCGCCGTCCCCGCGCTGGCCACGGACGCGCCCGCCGACCCCGACGGGATGGCGGTCTGGGGCCTGCTGCGCGCCACGAAGGCGGAGAACCTCGCCAAGCTCAAGCTCCTCGACCTGCCCGCAGCCGACGGCGTCCCCGACGGCCGTGCCCCCTACGGTGGCTCCCCCGACACACCGAACCTGGCGCGGCTGGTGCTGGCCGGCCTCGCCGTGGACGAGGCGGAGATCGTGGTGCGCGGCGAACGCCTCTACGCGCTGCGGCTCGCCCCGCCCGCCGACGGCCTCTCCCGCCCCGCCGAGGACGGCCCGTGGCGGCTCGCCCCGGCGTCCGCCGGCACCGCCCGCACGCTCGCACTCGCCCCGTACCCCGAGGCGAACGCGCCGCTGACGGAGGGCCAGGTCAGGGTCGCGGTGCGGGCAGCCGCGCTCGACGGCCGCGCCCTGGCCGCCACCGGCGCACAGGGCGCGCTCGGCGCGCTGTCCGGCGTCGTCGTGGAGACCGGACCCGCGGCGGCCGGACCCGCGGCGGCCGGACTCGGGCTCGGCGCCCGGGTGTTCGGCTTCGCGCCGGACGCCTGCGGACCGCTGGCGGTGGCCGACGCGCGGCTGCTCGCCCCGATCCCGGCGGACCGGACCTTCGCCGAGGCGGCCGCCCTCGCGGACGCGGCCCGAGCCGACCACATCGCCGCAAGGAACCCCGGCACGAACCCGGACACGGACCCCGGCACGAACCCGGACCCGGACACGGACCCGTGCACCACCGCGTCCGACGCCCTCGCCGCGGCCCTGGCCCACCGCGCCGCCGCGGTCACCGCCGGCACCGCACCGCTGCCCGCCTTCCGCGCCTGGGACGTCCGCCGCGCCGAGGACGCGCTGAAGCACCTCCGGGACGACCGCCTTCCCGAGCGCGTGGTGCTCAGCATCCCGCCGGACCCGGCCGCCCCCCGCACCGCGGGCACCGCACTGGTCGTCGGCGGCACCGGCACCCTCGGCGGACTCGTCTCCCGGCACCTCGCCGACACCGGCCGCGCCCGCGCCCTGGTGCTCACCAGCCGGTCCGGCCCGGCCGCCGACGGCACCGCGGCGCTGGCCGCCGCGATCGCCGCCGAAGCGGGCGTCCCCGTCCGGGTGCTGGCCTGCGACGCGGCCGACCGCGGCGCCCTCGCCGCCGTCCTCGCCGCCATCCCGGCCGAGCGGCCGCTGACCTCCGTCGTGCACACCGCCGGCCTGGTCGACGACGCCGTCACCACCCAGCTCACCGCCGCCCAGGTGGAGAAGGTGATGCGGCCCAAGTCCGGTGCCGCCTGGCACCTGCACGAGCTGACCCGGACCGCCGACCTGACCGACTTCGTGATGTACTCCTCGATCGCGGCGGCCGTCGGCAGCCCCGGCCAGGGCGGCTACGGCGCGGCCAACGCGTTCCTCGACGCGCTGGCCGTCCGGCGCCGCGCGGCCGGCCTGCCCGCCTCGGCCCTCGCCTGGGGCCTGTGGGCCAAGGCCAGCAAGATCACCGGCGCGATGTCCAAGCAGGACCTGGTCCGCGCCGGCCGCAGCGGCATCGCCCCGATGAGCACCGAGGTCGCCCTCGGCCTGTTCGACGCGGCCCTCGCCCGCGACGAGGCCATGCTCATCACGGCCGAGTTCAACGTCGCGGCCCTGCGCGCGGCCGCCGAGGCCGGCGTGCTGCGCCCGCTGATGCAGAGCCTGGTCGGCAGCGCCGGACCGCGCCGCGCGGCCGCCGTCCCCGCCGACGCCGGAGCCGAACTGCGCGCCCGGCTCGCCCGCGCCGGCCTGGCCGACCGCCCGCGCATCCTCGCCGAGGTGGTACGCGCCGAGGTCGCGGCGGTGCTCGGCCACGAGTCGCCCGCCGCGGTGGACACCGACCTGACCCTGCTCGCCCAGGGCCTGGACTCGCTGACCGCCGTCGAACTGCGCAACCGGCTGCACGCCCTGACCGGCCTGCGGCTGCGCGGCTCCGTCGCCTTCGACCACCCGACCGTCACCGAACTCGCCGCGCACCTGCACGCCGAGTTGGGCGCGGCCGGCCTGACCGGCGCCGACACTGCGGCCCGCCCCGCCCCCGCGGCCGAGTCCGCGTACACGATCAGCCGGCTGTACCGGCAGGCCGTGCGGGACGGACGGTCGGACGAGATGATCGCCCTGATCCGCGGACTGGCCGCGTTCCGGCCGAAGTTCACCGACCCGGGCGAACTGGCCGGGCGGGTCCGTCCGGTCGCCGTCAGCCAGGGCGAGGGCACCGCGCCGGTGTTCTGCTTCCCGGCCCTGGTCGGCAAGGGCGCCGTGCACGACTACGTCCCCTTCTCCGGTGCCTTCCGCGGGGACCGCACGGTGGCCGTACTGCCCTCGCCCGGGTTCGTCACCGGCGAGCCGCTCGCCGCCGACATGGACACCCTGATCGAGCTGCACGCCACCGTGGTGCGCGAGGCGGCGTCCGGAGGGCCCTTCGTGCTCGCCGGCCACTCCTCCGGCGGCCAGCTCGCGCACGCCGTCGCCACCCGGCTGGTGGCCATGGGCACCGCCCCCGCGGCGGTCGTGCTGCTCGACACGTACACCCCCCGGCTGGGCGGCGCGGTCTCCGCCGAGTTCTGGTCGTCGGTGCCCAACGAGCTGTTCGGCACCGACGCGTCGGACGCCGACCCGGCCGCCGAGGACGCCTGGCTCACCGCCATCGGCCACTACATCTCGCTCGACTGGGCCGACCCGGCCGCCACCTCGGTGCCGACCCTGCTGGTCCGGGCCGCCGAGCAGATGCCCGGATCGTTCAAGGAAGGCAGGCAGGAACGGCTGACCTGGGAGTTCTCCGACCGCGTCACGGTCGTGGACGTGCCCGGAAGCCACTTCACGATGATGTCCGACCACGCGTACACGACGGCCACGGCCGTCAAGGAATGGCTCGCCGAACTGTGAGGAGCACCATGGGAACCGACTACACCGCGCACCGTCTCGCCGTCATCGGCGCCGGGGTGATGGGGACGAACATCTCCACGCTCGCCCTCGGCCACGGCGTCCCGGTCACGCTCGTCGACCTCGACGACGCCGTGCTCGCCCAGGCGCGCACGACGATCAGGCAGAAGCTGCGGCACGCCGCGCTCGTCGGCGCGCTGCCCGACCGGCCGCAGGCCGAGCTGACCACCACCACGTCCCTCGCCGACATCGCCGACGCCACCAGCGTCGTCGAGGCGGTCGTGGAGATCGCCGAGACCAAGTACAAGGTGCTGGCCGAGGCGTCCTCGCTGGTCCGCCCCGGCACGACGCTGATCTCCAACACCTCCTGCATCTCGATCGACGAGATGGCCGCCCACGTGGCGCGCCCGGAGGAACTGGTCGGCACGCACTTCATGAACCCCTCGTACATGATCAAGATGGTCGAGGTGATCCGCGGCAGCGCCACCAGCGACGCCGTGCTCGCGGGCGTGGGCGACCTGCTCACGGTGCTCGGCCGCCAGTCGCTGGTCATCAACGACTCGACCGGCTTCGTGATCAACCGCCTGCTGCACCCCCTGATCAACACCGCCGCCATGCTCGTCCAGGAGGGCGTCGCCTCGGTGGAGGTCGTCGACGGCCTGCTCGAAGGCTGCCTCGGCCACGCGACCGGCCCGCTGCGCACCGGCGACCTCATCGGCCTGGACAACCTCGTCGACTCCCTCCAGGTGCTCTACGAGCGCCGCGGCGACGAGAGCTGCAAGCCCTGCGACCTCCTGCTGGAGAAGGTCCGCGAGGGCCACCACGGCCGGAAGACCGGCCGCGGCTTCTACGACTACGGAAAGGTGGCGTCGTGACCGCCGACCAGACCCTCTCCCCGCCGACCGCCGAGCAGATCCGGGAGGCCCTCGGCGGCTTCCTCCGGGAACGCGTGCAGAGCGAGGTGGCCCCCGACCAGGACCTGTTCAAGTCCGGTCTGGTCTCCTCGATGTTCGCCATGCAACTCGTGGTGCACCTGGAGGAGCAGTACGACATCGCGATCGTCGGCCCCGACCTCAAGCTCGACAGCTTCCGCACCATCGACGCGATGACCGAGCTGGTGCTGCGGCTGACCGCCGCGAAGGAGGCCGGCGGTGTCTGACCTGCTCGCCACCGAACTGGCGGAACTGCGCGCGCTCGTCGGCGACCAGCCCGAGGCGTGGGACCTGGCCGGCGAGCTGCCCGTCGCGCTGCTGCGCAAGGCCGGCGAGCGGGGCCTGCTGTGCGCCGAGGTGCCCGCCTCCTACGGCGGCCTCGGTGCCTCCAGCGCCGACAACGGCGAGTTCACCGCGTCCGTCGGTGCCCTGTGCAGCTCGCTGCGCAGCATCATGACCTCGCAGGGCATCGCCGCCTGGACCATCCAGCGGATCGGCGACCGCGAGCAGCGCCGCCGCTTCCTCGCGGAGCTGACCGGCGGCAAGCTCGCCGCCGTCGCCTTCAGCGAACCCGGCGCCGGCAGCGACCTGTCCGCCATGCGGGCCCGTATCACCCCCGAGGGCGACACGGTCGTCCTGGACGGGCAGAAGAAGTGGATCACCGGCGCGAAGTACGCCGACGTGATCCTCGTCCTCGCCCGGCAGGGCGACGACGCCGCGTTCGCCGTCGTGCCGGCCGACGCCCCCGGCGTGACCATCGAGCCGGTGCCCGCACCCATGGGCTGCCGCGCGGCCGGGCACAGCGACGTGCGCTTCGACCAGGTGCGCCTGCCCGCCTCCGCGGTCCTCGCCGGCGGCGGCCAGTCGCTGCCGCTGCTCTTCACCACCGCGCTGTCCTACGGCCGGATGTCCGTCGCGTGGGGCTGCCTCGGCATCGTCCGGGCCTGCCTGCACGCCGCCACCGCGCACGCCCGCAGCCGCGAGCAGGGCGGCAAGCGGCTCGCCGACCACCAGCTCGTCGCCCGTCACCTGGCCTCGCTCGTGGTCGCCGAGCAGATCAGCGCCCGCGCCTGCGAGCACGCCAGCCGCCGATGGGACGCCAACTCCGCGGACCTGGTGGTCTCCGCCGTCACCGCCAAGCACGTCGCCGCCGGCCAGGCCGCCCGGGCCGCCGCCACCGCGGTGCAGGTGCTCGCGTCCGCCGGCGCGACGGACGGCCACACCGTGGCCAGGGCGTACCGCGACGCCAAGCTCATGGAGATCATCGAGGGCAGCAACGAGATCTGCGAGCTGATCCTCGCCGAGCACGCCCTCACCGCAGTACCCGACACCGAGTGAACGTACGACACCCGAGTTACTGAGGAGACCCTCGTGGCCGACAAGCCGGCTCTCGTCAAGTGCCTTGTCTGGGACCTGGACAACACACTGTGGCAGGGCACCATCCTGGAGGACGGTGAGGTGGTCCTCCCCGACGGGATCAAGGACCTGATCACCACCCTGGACTCCCGCGGGGTGCTCCAGTCGATCGCCAGCAAGAACGACTTCGACCTCGCCTGGGGCCGCCTGGAGAGCCTCGGCCTGGCCGAGTACTTCGTGCACCCCGCCATCGGCTGGGGCCGCAAGTCCGACTCGGTCAGGGACATCGCGGAGAAGCTCAACTTCGCGCTGCCGACCATCGCGTTCATCGACGACCAGCCCACCGAGCGCGCCGAGGTCAGCTACACGCTGCCCGACGTCCGCTGCTACCCCGCGGAGGACGCGCTGAGCCTGGCCGACCTGCCGGAGTTCAGCCCGGAGGTCGTCACCGTCGACGCGCGCCGCCGCCGGGAGATGTACCAGGCGGGCTTCCGCCGCAACGCCGAGCAGGAGGCGTTCAACGGCCCCGACGAGGACTTCCTGCGCTCGCTCGACCTGGTGATGGACATCAAGCGCGCCGACCAGGAGGACCTGTCCCGGGTCGAGGAACTGACCCTGCGCACCAGCCAGATGAACGCCACCGGCGTGCACTACTCCGACGAGGTGCTGCGCAGCCTGCTGACCGACCAGGACAACGAGGTCATCACGGTGACCCTCACCGACCGGTTCGGTCCGCACGGAGCCGTCGGCGTCATGCTGATCGGGTACCACCCCGGGGCCTGGCACCTGAAGCTGCTCGCCACCTCCTGCCGGGTCGTCACCTTCGGTGCCGGCGCGGTCCTGCTGAACTGGCTCGTCGACCAGGCGGCGCGCGCGGGCGTGCACCTGGTGGCCGACTTCCGGCCCACCGACCGCAACCGCATGATGGACATCGCCTACCGGTTCGCCGGCTTCGCGGAGCAGCCCTGCGACTGCCTCGCCGACCTTCCGCAGCTCGCCGACGAGGACGCCGACATCCAGCGTCTGCACCTCGTCGCGGAACGCCGCGGCGAGTCGACCACGATGACGGTCACCGCACCCGCGCTGGCCGACGACCGCGCGGCGGAAGGTGTGGGGTCCGCAATATGACCGAGCAGGGCTGGGCGGAGCCGCTGGCGATCATCGGCATGAGCTGCCGGTACCCCGGGAGCATCGACTCCCCGGAGGACCTGTGGCGGGTGCTCGCCGACGGCCGGGACGTCTTCTCCGACTTCCCGACCGACCGCGGCTGGAACCCGACCGACGGGCGGTCCGCCGTCGACCGGGGCGGGTTCCTCGCCGACGCCGCCGGGTTCGACCCGGCCTTCTTCGGCATCTCCCCGCGCGAGGCACTCGCGATGGACCCGCAGCAGCGCCAACTGCTGGAGGCCACCTGGGAGCTGTTCGAACAGGCCGGCATCGACCCCGCCGCGGTCCGCGGCTCGCGCACCGGCGTGTTCGTCGGCGCCGAACCGCGCGCGTACGGCCCCCGCCTGCACCAGGCCCCCGAGGGGCTCGCCGGCCATCTGCTCACCGGAACCACCACCAGCGTGGCCTCC encodes:
- a CDS encoding 3-hydroxyacyl-CoA dehydrogenase family protein: MGTDYTAHRLAVIGAGVMGTNISTLALGHGVPVTLVDLDDAVLAQARTTIRQKLRHAALVGALPDRPQAELTTTTSLADIADATSVVEAVVEIAETKYKVLAEASSLVRPGTTLISNTSCISIDEMAAHVARPEELVGTHFMNPSYMIKMVEVIRGSATSDAVLAGVGDLLTVLGRQSLVINDSTGFVINRLLHPLINTAAMLVQEGVASVEVVDGLLEGCLGHATGPLRTGDLIGLDNLVDSLQVLYERRGDESCKPCDLLLEKVREGHHGRKTGRGFYDYGKVAS
- a CDS encoding acyl carrier protein encodes the protein MTADQTLSPPTAEQIREALGGFLRERVQSEVAPDQDLFKSGLVSSMFAMQLVVHLEEQYDIAIVGPDLKLDSFRTIDAMTELVLRLTAAKEAGGV
- a CDS encoding acyl-CoA dehydrogenase family protein; the protein is MSDLLATELAELRALVGDQPEAWDLAGELPVALLRKAGERGLLCAEVPASYGGLGASSADNGEFTASVGALCSSLRSIMTSQGIAAWTIQRIGDREQRRRFLAELTGGKLAAVAFSEPGAGSDLSAMRARITPEGDTVVLDGQKKWITGAKYADVILVLARQGDDAAFAVVPADAPGVTIEPVPAPMGCRAAGHSDVRFDQVRLPASAVLAGGGQSLPLLFTTALSYGRMSVAWGCLGIVRACLHAATAHARSREQGGKRLADHQLVARHLASLVVAEQISARACEHASRRWDANSADLVVSAVTAKHVAAGQAARAAATAVQVLASAGATDGHTVARAYRDAKLMEIIEGSNEICELILAEHALTAVPDTE
- a CDS encoding HAD-IIIC family phosphatase, whose amino-acid sequence is MADKPALVKCLVWDLDNTLWQGTILEDGEVVLPDGIKDLITTLDSRGVLQSIASKNDFDLAWGRLESLGLAEYFVHPAIGWGRKSDSVRDIAEKLNFALPTIAFIDDQPTERAEVSYTLPDVRCYPAEDALSLADLPEFSPEVVTVDARRRREMYQAGFRRNAEQEAFNGPDEDFLRSLDLVMDIKRADQEDLSRVEELTLRTSQMNATGVHYSDEVLRSLLTDQDNEVITVTLTDRFGPHGAVGVMLIGYHPGAWHLKLLATSCRVVTFGAGAVLLNWLVDQAARAGVHLVADFRPTDRNRMMDIAYRFAGFAEQPCDCLADLPQLADEDADIQRLHLVAERRGESTTMTVTAPALADDRAAEGVGSAI